The following proteins come from a genomic window of Pseudomonas putida:
- a CDS encoding TetR family transcriptional regulator, whose translation MQTRKTGVRAQQADRTRHNILQAAVKVFSKEGFTGGRIEQISSLANSNDRMIYYYFGNKEKLFISVLEHIYASFNQAEAKLRLDLTDPEAALRKLVAFIWDYYVRHPEFVTLLATENLHQGKHVRQSQNLKALSGEAVGVLRPIVEAGQAKGVFRKDIDIRHTYLMIASLCYFYNSNRYTLSSFLAVDLADKQAKSDWLAFISDLALRGLRC comes from the coding sequence ATGCAAACTCGCAAAACCGGTGTTCGCGCCCAGCAGGCAGACCGCACCAGGCACAACATTCTTCAGGCGGCGGTGAAGGTCTTCAGCAAGGAAGGCTTCACTGGCGGGCGCATCGAGCAGATATCCTCGCTGGCAAACTCCAATGACCGGATGATCTACTACTACTTCGGCAACAAGGAAAAGCTGTTCATCAGCGTGCTGGAGCACATCTACGCAAGTTTCAATCAAGCCGAAGCCAAGCTTCGACTGGACCTCACCGACCCCGAGGCGGCACTGCGTAAGCTGGTGGCGTTCATCTGGGACTACTACGTGCGCCATCCCGAATTCGTCACCCTCCTGGCCACAGAGAACCTCCATCAGGGCAAGCACGTCAGGCAGTCGCAAAACCTGAAAGCGCTGTCCGGCGAGGCTGTCGGCGTACTGCGGCCGATCGTCGAGGCGGGCCAGGCCAAGGGCGTGTTCCGCAAGGATATCGACATCAGGCACACCTACCTGATGATTGCCTCGCTGTGCTATTTCTATAACTCCAACCGCTACACGCTCAGTTCGTTTCTTGCCGTGGACCTGGCCGATAAACAGGCCAAGTCCGACTGGCTGGCGTTCATCAGCGACCTGGCCTTGCGCGGGCTGCGCTGCTGA
- a CDS encoding GH36-type glycosyl hydrolase domain-containing protein → MDNPWLHPLAFLRRLARHARRWGSPRHRFTYESLLRSELYSAQQLADHGGWLASQHRLSLLPADDALLDRLADNEHMLYTSCSALAASLPGSRPALPAAQWLLDNFYLVETHIRIAKRHLPTDYSLQLPRLDNGPSSGLPRVYDLALETICHGDGRVDAESLSGFIEAYQQRNTLSLGELWAIPIMLRLALIENLRRVAARVMANLADRDLANGWADTLCETAERDAKSVILVVADMARSAPPLTAAFVAELARRLQGHSSTLTQPLTWIEQMLSESALSIERNVQLDAQQQAIDQLSISNSIGSLRLLSTIDWRLFVERLSHVEQVLCQDPAAVYTTMDFTSRDHYRHIVERLARHSAFTEDQVARTAIELARAAGVGVDEPAGHVGFYLAGDGLPLLERKLAARVGLAERWQRLLHRAPLTFYLVPTVLLSCMLGWGLIGTIVAEGWPFWVTTLMALPILLATSRLAIGLVNWLVTLTVKPSFLPRLDYTAGIPADARTLVVVPSLLSSASDVEALVEGLEVRFLANRDEHLHFALLSDFVDARQQTCPEDLGLLDLASEGVEALNHKYPTLGCERFFLLHRPRVWNATEHCWMGRERKRGKLAELNALLRGHGAECFMRIVGDVLKLGSVRYVITLDTDTLLPRDVAQQFVGAMQHPLNHPRFDARTGRIISGYAILQPRVGISLPAVSRSAYARLFATDAGIDPYTQAVSDVYQDLFLSGSFIGKGIYAVDAFEQALDGRFADNRVLSHDLIEGCYAHSGLLSDVQLFEGYPARYSADAKRRHRWIRGDWQLLPWLLSRRRNGTKGNAQSPLSALSRWKIFDNLRRSLEPAALLTVLMWGWLASASPLWWTLTVLGLLLVRPLLDTLLELLHKTAEVAFTEHLVAALRTSGTYFVRALLSLAWLPFEAGYSLDAIARTVWRLAVSKRRLLQWNPSQAEERSSADTLQAVYREQWLQPALALTLAGLLALQPATLLLASPVLALWLLGPALAWWLSRAQVRSVFTPSAGDLCFLHRLARRNWAFFEQHVSPADNWLPPDNLQEPPYASVAHRTSPTNMGMALLSHLAAHDFGYLSAGRLFERLTCMFDSMDGLERYKGHFYNWYDTQALKPLPPLYVSSVDSGNLAALLLTLRPGLLAMAEAPAPGRQVTRGLLDTLDILHEAFTQAGRDTAEIQALRQEAWQALEREQAPTAALMALLCGQLQGLIGKYAAPQAEEGATDECAFWLQALLRQCLDLADELEALQLPAGDEQAPEHSLNWRQMTELDPATWPAADRPAVVKVRTLARQRIDQAQHLALRITRLVNMDFSFLYDSQRDLFAIGYNADEHRLDTAFYDLLASEMRLTNFVLIAQGQAPQDSWFALGRLLTSNAGVPVLLSWSGSMFEYLMPLLVMPNYEGTLLDQTCQAAVKRQIEHGHLLGIPWGVSESAYNALDAQFNYQYRAFGVPGLGLKRGLGEERVIAPYASALALMVAPAAACKNLQRLCALGVAGRFGLYEAVDYSEARLPPGQDAVVIRSFMAHHQGMSFLALTAVLLNLPMQRRFACDPQFQASMLLLQERVPKTAAPYLHTLQAPAQDSADPSCETRLRVFSEPNRRHPAVQLLSNGHYHVMINHVGSGYSHHDNLAVTRWREDATGDALGSFCYLRDVASGAYWSTTYQPTQRRTYNQEAIFSDGRAEFRVRERDFDCHTEIAVSPEDDIELRRLHLTNHGEAPRTLELTSYAEVVLAPALSDALHPAFSKLFVQTELVRPLQAILCTRRPRAMLEAAPWMCHVLAVHGVDIDAISYETDRARFIGRGRSLRAPAALDRQAEALSGSAGPVLDPIIAIRCRITLAPGQTATVDLATGVADSRDACLQQIAKYRDRHLADRVFELAWPHSQVLLRQLNGSLADARLFEHMAASVIYPNAMLRAGSALLASNRRSQSGLWGQGLSGDLPIVLVQIGDLANIQLVRQMVLAHAYWRQKGLVLDLVIWNEDQAGYRQQLQELIIGIVTSGSEAALLDRPGGIFVRPAQQLSEEDRVLTLSVARLVLSDSRGTLAEQLHHRRHAPAPAAFEPVLAALRPKASSDALADAPALLLANPYGGFSADGREYVITHIAGRPTPAPWVNVLANPRFGSVVSEAGSAYTWSENAHEYRLTPWYNDPVADPSGEAFYLRDEDSGHYWSPTPQPCPGPGRYRTRHGFGYSVFEYADDQLDSELWMHVAQEAPVKFCRLKLHNRSERERRLTVTCFVEWVLGDLRSKSAMHVVSEIDPVSGALFARNAYNIEFCGHVAFLDCDLPAHGVTCDRSEFLGRNGDSQHPAGLRQARLSGRTGGGLDPCAALQASLLLAAGESREVVFRLGAEHDAKAASRCVQQYRGLRAAMNEFDKVQAYWRETLGTVQLETPEPALDVLANGWLMYQVIACRFWARSGFYQSGGAFGFRDQLQDSMAMLHAAPAAARLHLLACAAHQYVEGDVQHWWHPPLQRGVRTRCSDDLLWLPLATCRYVTVTGDHTVLDEPVGYLEGRALNAGEESYYDLPTHSSLVENLYQHCQRALGHALQCGVHGLPLMGSGDWNDGMNRVGEQGRGESVWLGFFGHKVLRAFASVALHQGDSAFAMRCTHQAAALAENLEQHAWDGQWYRRAWFDDGQVLGSASNQECRIDSLTQSWAVLSGVAAPERASAAMTALGQHLVRRDLGIVKLLDPPFDRGSLDPGYIKGYLPGVRENGGQYTHAAIWAGMAYAQMGNAGKAWELLRLINPVRQGSEGLIDTYKVEPYVMAADVYALAPHVGRGGWSWYTGSAGWMYRLIVESLLGLKRCGDTLRIQPLLPADWPGYTLHYRFGSTHYRIEVRNAGGADLTLSLDGQVQEQASLALSDDGMLHHVIAQYQPSPLPIA, encoded by the coding sequence ATGGACAACCCTTGGCTCCACCCGCTCGCCTTCCTTCGTCGCCTGGCCCGTCACGCCCGGCGCTGGGGGTCGCCACGGCACAGGTTCACCTATGAAAGCCTGCTGCGCTCGGAGCTCTACAGCGCCCAGCAGTTGGCAGACCATGGGGGCTGGCTCGCCAGCCAGCATCGGCTGAGCCTGCTGCCCGCCGACGATGCGCTGCTCGACCGCCTGGCCGACAACGAACACATGCTCTACACCAGCTGTTCGGCCCTGGCCGCCAGCCTGCCCGGCTCACGCCCGGCGTTGCCGGCCGCGCAATGGTTGCTCGACAACTTCTACCTGGTCGAAACCCATATCCGCATTGCCAAACGCCACCTGCCGACCGACTACAGCCTGCAGTTGCCAAGGCTGGACAACGGCCCTTCGAGTGGCCTGCCACGGGTGTATGACCTGGCACTGGAGACCATTTGCCATGGTGACGGCCGGGTCGACGCCGAAAGCCTCAGTGGCTTCATCGAGGCCTACCAGCAGCGCAACACGCTGAGCCTGGGCGAACTCTGGGCGATTCCGATCATGCTGCGCCTGGCGCTGATCGAAAACCTGCGCCGGGTAGCCGCCCGGGTCATGGCCAACCTAGCGGACCGTGATCTGGCCAATGGCTGGGCTGACACGCTGTGCGAAACCGCCGAGCGCGATGCCAAGAGCGTGATCCTGGTGGTCGCCGACATGGCCCGCTCAGCACCACCGCTGACCGCCGCCTTCGTCGCCGAACTGGCAAGGCGGCTACAGGGCCACAGCAGCACACTCACCCAGCCGCTGACCTGGATCGAACAGATGCTCAGCGAATCGGCGCTGAGCATCGAACGCAATGTGCAACTCGATGCGCAACAGCAGGCCATCGACCAGCTGTCCATCAGCAACAGCATCGGTAGCCTGCGGCTGCTGTCGACCATCGACTGGCGGCTGTTCGTCGAGCGCCTGAGCCATGTCGAGCAGGTGCTGTGCCAGGACCCGGCCGCGGTCTACACGACCATGGATTTCACCAGCCGCGACCACTACCGACACATCGTCGAGCGGCTGGCGCGGCACAGTGCATTCACCGAAGACCAGGTGGCGCGCACGGCCATCGAGCTTGCGCGGGCCGCAGGGGTCGGGGTGGATGAGCCGGCCGGGCACGTCGGTTTTTACCTGGCAGGCGACGGCTTGCCGTTGCTTGAACGTAAGCTCGCTGCACGGGTTGGCCTTGCCGAGCGCTGGCAGCGTTTGTTGCATCGGGCACCGCTGACGTTCTACCTGGTACCGACGGTGTTGCTGTCGTGCATGCTGGGCTGGGGCTTGATCGGCACAATCGTGGCCGAGGGCTGGCCGTTTTGGGTGACAACGCTCATGGCCCTACCGATACTGCTGGCCACCAGCCGCCTGGCCATCGGCCTGGTGAACTGGCTGGTCACCCTGACCGTGAAACCGTCGTTCCTGCCACGCCTGGACTACACCGCAGGCATTCCCGCCGATGCCCGCACGCTCGTGGTGGTACCCAGCCTGCTAAGTAGTGCCAGCGATGTGGAGGCGCTCGTCGAAGGCCTTGAAGTGCGCTTTCTGGCCAACCGCGATGAACACCTGCATTTCGCCCTGTTGAGTGATTTCGTCGATGCGCGGCAACAGACTTGCCCAGAGGACCTGGGCCTGCTCGACCTTGCCAGCGAGGGTGTCGAGGCCCTGAACCACAAATACCCCACCCTGGGCTGTGAGCGGTTCTTTCTGCTGCATCGGCCCCGGGTATGGAACGCTACCGAGCACTGCTGGATGGGCCGTGAGCGCAAGCGCGGCAAGCTCGCCGAGCTCAATGCCCTGCTGCGTGGGCATGGGGCCGAGTGTTTCATGCGCATCGTCGGCGATGTGCTGAAGCTCGGCAGCGTGCGTTATGTCATCACACTGGACACCGACACTCTGCTGCCACGCGATGTGGCGCAGCAGTTTGTCGGTGCCATGCAGCACCCGCTGAACCACCCGCGGTTCGATGCCCGAACCGGTCGTATCATTTCCGGCTACGCCATCTTGCAACCGCGGGTTGGCATCAGCCTGCCGGCAGTATCACGTTCGGCCTACGCCCGCCTGTTCGCCACCGATGCCGGTATCGACCCCTATACACAGGCCGTCTCGGACGTTTACCAGGACCTGTTCCTGAGCGGTTCGTTCATCGGCAAGGGCATTTACGCCGTGGATGCCTTCGAGCAGGCGCTGGACGGGCGCTTTGCCGACAACCGCGTGCTTAGCCATGACCTGATAGAGGGCTGCTATGCCCACTCCGGCCTGCTCAGCGACGTGCAGCTGTTCGAGGGCTACCCGGCGCGCTACAGCGCCGATGCCAAGCGGCGCCACCGCTGGATCCGCGGCGACTGGCAACTGCTGCCGTGGCTTTTATCACGCAGGCGCAATGGCACCAAGGGCAATGCGCAAAGCCCGCTGAGCGCGCTGTCGCGGTGGAAAATCTTCGACAACCTGCGCCGCAGCCTGGAGCCGGCAGCCCTGCTGACAGTACTGATGTGGGGCTGGCTCGCCAGCGCCTCGCCACTGTGGTGGACACTCACAGTGCTGGGGTTGCTGCTGGTGCGACCGCTGCTGGATACGTTGCTTGAACTGCTGCACAAAACTGCCGAGGTAGCGTTTACCGAACACCTTGTCGCAGCCCTGAGAACGTCGGGCACCTACTTCGTGCGCGCCTTGCTATCGTTGGCATGGCTACCTTTCGAGGCCGGCTACAGCCTGGATGCCATCGCCCGCACCGTGTGGCGCCTTGCGGTGAGCAAGCGCCGCTTGCTGCAATGGAACCCCTCGCAAGCAGAGGAACGCAGCAGCGCCGATACCCTGCAGGCGGTCTATCGCGAGCAATGGCTGCAACCGGCCTTGGCGCTGACGCTGGCGGGTTTGTTGGCGTTGCAGCCCGCGACCCTGCTGTTGGCCTCACCAGTTCTCGCACTTTGGCTGCTCGGCCCGGCGCTGGCCTGGTGGCTCAGCCGCGCGCAGGTTCGCAGCGTGTTCACACCATCGGCCGGGGACCTGTGTTTTCTGCACCGCCTGGCCCGGCGCAACTGGGCGTTCTTCGAGCAGCACGTAAGCCCTGCCGACAACTGGCTGCCACCCGACAACCTGCAGGAACCGCCCTATGCCAGTGTGGCGCACCGCACCTCCCCCACCAACATGGGCATGGCATTACTGTCGCACCTGGCGGCACACGACTTCGGCTATCTGTCTGCCGGCCGTCTGTTCGAGCGCCTGACGTGCATGTTCGACAGCATGGATGGCCTGGAGCGCTACAAGGGGCATTTCTACAACTGGTACGACACCCAAGCCCTCAAACCGCTGCCGCCGTTGTATGTGTCATCGGTGGACAGCGGCAACCTGGCTGCGCTGCTGCTGACGCTCAGGCCCGGCCTGTTGGCGATGGCAGAGGCCCCGGCGCCGGGCCGCCAGGTCACCCGCGGGCTGCTCGATACTCTCGATATCCTGCACGAAGCATTCACCCAAGCCGGCCGTGACACTGCCGAAATACAGGCGCTGCGCCAGGAAGCATGGCAAGCCCTGGAGCGAGAACAAGCGCCGACGGCTGCGCTGATGGCGCTGCTTTGCGGGCAATTGCAGGGCCTGATCGGTAAATACGCAGCACCGCAGGCTGAAGAGGGGGCGACCGATGAGTGCGCGTTCTGGCTGCAAGCGCTGTTGCGCCAGTGCCTGGACCTGGCCGATGAGCTAGAGGCTCTGCAACTGCCTGCTGGCGATGAGCAGGCTCCGGAGCACAGCTTGAACTGGCGGCAAATGACGGAGCTGGACCCCGCCACGTGGCCGGCAGCTGACCGCCCCGCAGTGGTCAAGGTCCGCACCCTCGCCCGCCAGCGCATCGACCAGGCGCAACACTTGGCATTGCGCATCACCCGGCTGGTCAACATGGACTTCAGTTTCCTCTACGACAGCCAGCGCGACCTGTTCGCCATCGGCTACAACGCCGATGAGCACCGCCTCGATACGGCGTTCTACGACCTGCTGGCATCAGAGATGCGCCTGACCAATTTCGTGCTCATTGCCCAAGGCCAGGCGCCTCAGGACAGTTGGTTCGCGCTGGGGCGGTTGCTGACCAGCAATGCCGGTGTGCCTGTACTGCTGTCCTGGTCCGGCTCCATGTTCGAGTACCTGATGCCGCTATTGGTCATGCCCAACTATGAAGGGACTTTGCTCGACCAGACCTGCCAGGCAGCAGTCAAACGACAAATCGAACATGGCCACCTGCTGGGCATCCCGTGGGGTGTTTCAGAATCTGCCTACAATGCGCTGGACGCTCAATTCAACTACCAGTACCGGGCGTTCGGCGTACCGGGCCTGGGCCTCAAGCGCGGCCTGGGCGAGGAGCGCGTGATTGCACCCTACGCCAGCGCGCTGGCGCTGATGGTAGCGCCAGCCGCGGCCTGCAAAAACCTGCAGCGGCTGTGCGCATTGGGCGTCGCAGGCCGGTTTGGACTGTACGAAGCGGTAGACTACAGCGAGGCGCGTCTGCCCCCCGGGCAGGACGCTGTGGTCATCCGCTCGTTCATGGCGCACCACCAGGGCATGAGTTTCCTTGCCCTGACTGCAGTACTGCTGAACCTGCCCATGCAACGTCGCTTCGCCTGCGACCCACAGTTTCAAGCGAGCATGCTGCTGCTTCAGGAGCGCGTGCCGAAAACCGCTGCGCCGTATTTGCATACCCTCCAGGCACCGGCGCAAGACAGCGCAGACCCAAGCTGCGAAACCCGGCTGCGGGTATTCAGTGAACCGAACCGCCGGCACCCGGCAGTGCAGTTGCTCTCCAACGGCCACTACCACGTCATGATCAACCATGTCGGCAGTGGTTACAGTCACCATGACAACCTGGCTGTCACCCGTTGGCGCGAAGACGCCACCGGCGATGCCCTGGGCAGCTTCTGCTACCTGCGCGATGTCGCCAGCGGCGCATATTGGTCCACGACTTATCAACCGACACAGCGCCGCACCTATAACCAGGAAGCGATATTCAGCGATGGCCGGGCGGAGTTTCGCGTGCGCGAACGCGATTTCGACTGCCACACTGAAATTGCCGTATCCCCTGAAGACGACATCGAACTGCGCCGGCTGCACCTGACCAACCACGGCGAAGCGCCCCGCACCCTGGAGCTGACCAGCTACGCCGAGGTGGTACTGGCGCCAGCCCTGAGCGATGCGCTGCATCCGGCCTTCAGCAAGCTGTTCGTGCAGACCGAGCTGGTCCGCCCGCTGCAGGCCATTCTCTGCACCCGACGACCGCGCGCGATGCTGGAGGCCGCGCCCTGGATGTGCCATGTGCTGGCGGTGCATGGGGTTGATATCGACGCCATTTCCTATGAGACCGACCGCGCCCGTTTCATCGGCCGGGGCCGCAGCCTGAGGGCTCCGGCGGCACTGGACCGGCAAGCCGAAGCGCTGTCTGGCAGTGCCGGTCCGGTGCTTGACCCGATCATCGCGATCCGCTGCCGCATCACCCTGGCGCCAGGCCAGACAGCAACGGTCGACCTGGCCACCGGTGTGGCCGACAGCCGTGATGCGTGCCTGCAGCAGATTGCCAAGTACCGCGACCGCCATTTGGCCGACCGGGTGTTCGAACTGGCCTGGCCACACAGCCAGGTGCTGTTGCGCCAGCTTAACGGCTCGCTGGCAGATGCACGGCTGTTCGAGCACATGGCCGCATCGGTCATCTACCCCAATGCAATGCTGCGCGCCGGCAGCGCCCTGCTGGCGAGCAACCGCCGCAGCCAGTCCGGGCTGTGGGGCCAGGGGCTGTCGGGGGACCTGCCGATCGTGCTGGTGCAGATCGGCGATCTGGCCAACATCCAGTTGGTCAGGCAAATGGTCCTTGCCCATGCCTACTGGCGGCAGAAAGGCCTGGTACTGGACCTGGTGATCTGGAACGAAGACCAGGCCGGCTACCGCCAGCAGTTGCAGGAACTGATCATCGGCATCGTCACCTCCGGCAGCGAAGCCGCGCTGCTCGACCGCCCGGGCGGCATCTTCGTGCGGCCTGCGCAACAGTTGTCCGAGGAAGATCGGGTACTGACACTGTCGGTGGCCAGGCTGGTGCTCAGCGACAGCCGTGGCACCCTGGCCGAACAACTGCATCACCGGCGCCATGCGCCTGCGCCTGCCGCCTTCGAGCCGGTGCTCGCCGCCCTCCGGCCCAAGGCCAGCAGTGATGCGCTGGCAGACGCCCCCGCCCTGCTGCTTGCCAATCCCTATGGCGGCTTCAGTGCCGACGGCCGCGAGTATGTCATTACGCACATCGCCGGCCGACCTACGCCCGCACCATGGGTCAATGTCCTGGCCAACCCGCGGTTCGGCAGCGTGGTGTCAGAAGCGGGCAGTGCCTACACCTGGAGCGAAAACGCCCACGAATACCGGCTGACACCCTGGTACAACGACCCGGTCGCCGACCCGAGCGGCGAAGCCTTCTACCTGCGTGACGAAGACAGCGGCCACTACTGGTCGCCCACCCCGCAACCCTGCCCCGGCCCTGGCCGCTACCGTACCCGCCACGGCTTTGGCTACAGCGTATTCGAGTACGCCGATGACCAGCTGGACAGTGAGTTGTGGATGCATGTCGCGCAAGAGGCACCGGTCAAGTTCTGCAGGCTCAAACTGCACAACCGCTCGGAGCGGGAGCGGAGGTTGACCGTGACCTGCTTCGTGGAGTGGGTTCTGGGTGACCTACGCAGTAAATCGGCGATGCACGTGGTCAGCGAGATCGACCCGGTCAGCGGCGCCTTGTTTGCCCGCAACGCCTATAACATCGAGTTCTGCGGGCACGTGGCGTTTCTCGATTGCGACCTGCCAGCGCACGGCGTCACCTGTGACCGCAGCGAATTCCTCGGCCGCAACGGCGACAGCCAGCACCCGGCGGGCCTGCGTCAGGCAAGGCTGTCGGGGCGCACCGGTGGTGGGCTGGACCCGTGCGCAGCACTGCAGGCCAGCCTGCTGCTGGCGGCGGGCGAAAGCCGTGAAGTGGTGTTTCGCCTGGGCGCCGAACACGATGCCAAGGCCGCCAGCCGCTGTGTACAGCAATATCGGGGTTTGCGTGCGGCCATGAACGAGTTCGACAAAGTGCAGGCTTATTGGCGCGAGACCTTGGGCACCGTGCAGCTCGAAACCCCGGAACCTGCGCTGGATGTCCTGGCCAATGGCTGGTTGATGTACCAAGTGATTGCCTGCCGCTTCTGGGCGCGCAGCGGCTTCTACCAGTCAGGGGGGGCGTTCGGTTTTCGCGACCAGTTGCAGGACAGTATGGCCATGCTCCACGCGGCGCCAGCGGCGGCACGCCTACACCTGCTTGCCTGCGCCGCTCACCAGTATGTAGAAGGCGATGTGCAGCACTGGTGGCATCCGCCCCTGCAGCGTGGGGTGCGCACCCGCTGTTCGGACGACCTGCTGTGGCTACCGCTTGCGACCTGCCGCTACGTCACGGTGACCGGTGACCACACGGTGCTGGACGAACCGGTCGGCTACCTGGAGGGGCGTGCGCTCAATGCCGGTGAAGAGTCGTATTACGACCTGCCAACCCACTCGAGCCTGGTCGAGAACCTGTACCAACACTGCCAGCGCGCCCTTGGGCACGCTCTGCAGTGCGGGGTTCACGGCCTGCCGCTGATGGGCAGTGGCGACTGGAACGACGGCATGAATCGCGTCGGCGAACAGGGGCGGGGCGAAAGCGTGTGGCTGGGCTTCTTCGGGCATAAAGTGCTGCGCGCGTTCGCCAGCGTTGCCTTGCACCAAGGCGATAGCGCCTTTGCGATGCGCTGCACACACCAGGCCGCCGCCCTGGCCGAAAACCTTGAGCAGCATGCCTGGGACGGCCAATGGTACCGCCGGGCATGGTTCGACGATGGCCAGGTACTGGGGTCAGCGAGCAACCAGGAATGCCGTATCGACTCCCTCACGCAGAGCTGGGCTGTGCTTAGCGGGGTCGCCGCCCCCGAGCGCGCCAGCGCTGCCATGACCGCCCTTGGGCAGCATTTGGTGCGCCGCGACCTGGGCATCGTCAAACTGCTCGACCCGCCGTTCGACCGCGGCAGCCTGGACCCTGGCTACATCAAGGGTTACCTGCCAGGGGTGCGTGAGAATGGCGGACAGTACACCCACGCGGCAATATGGGCGGGCATGGCGTATGCCCAGATGGGCAATGCCGGCAAGGCCTGGGAGCTGCTGCGCCTGATCAACCCGGTGCGCCAGGGCAGTGAGGGGCTGATCGACACTTACAAGGTCGAACCCTATGTCATGGCCGCAGATGTCTACGCCCTGGCGCCCCACGTAGGGCGTGGCGGCTGGAGCTGGTACACCGGGTCGGCCGGCTGGATGTACCGGTTGATCGTCGAGAGCCTGCTGGGCCTCAAGCGCTGCGGCGATACCTTGCGCATACAACCACTGCTGCCGGCGGACTGGCCCGGCTACACCTTGCATTACCGTTTCGGCAGCACGCACTACCGCATTGAAGTGCGCAATGCTGGCGGCGCGGACCTGACCCTCAGCCTGGACGGCCAGGTGCAGGAACAGGCCAGCCTGGCCTTGAGCGATGACGGCATGCTTCACCACGTCATCGCCCAGTACCAACCGTCGCCCTTGCCCATCGCCTGA